A part of Limihaloglobus sulfuriphilus genomic DNA contains:
- a CDS encoding type II toxin-antitoxin system prevent-host-death family antitoxin, protein MKASILDMRKHMSKVLAALDNNETVKLTYRGKEKAKIIPTTTRRTTDLTSSEAFGLWADKFDDDDVEKVVREIRKGRLDAF, encoded by the coding sequence ATGAAAGCCTCAATTTTAGACATGAGAAAACACATGAGCAAGGTGCTTGCCGCTCTGGACAATAATGAAACAGTAAAGCTGACCTATAGAGGAAAAGAAAAGGCCAAAATAATCCCCACAACTACACGCCGGACAACAGACCTGACAAGCAGCGAGGCATTTGGGCTCTGGGCCGACAAATTTGATGACGATGATGTCGAAAAAGTTGTCAGGGAAATCAGAAAGGGACGCCTCGATGCTTTTTGA